In the genome of Nocardia sp. NBC_00416, one region contains:
- a CDS encoding helix-turn-helix domain-containing protein yields MSDVEDRFSGWLTTDDVADRLKIPPKTLANWASLGKGPRFARIGRHRRYRLDELMDWEEMMLARGGGHTIDETEHRDAA; encoded by the coding sequence GTGAGCGACGTGGAAGATAGGTTTTCCGGCTGGCTGACGACTGATGATGTGGCGGATCGGTTGAAGATACCGCCAAAGACACTGGCCAACTGGGCCTCCCTTGGTAAGGGGCCCCGCTTCGCTCGCATCGGCCGCCATCGGAGATATCGGTTGGACGAATTGATGGACTGGGAAGAGATGATGCTCGCGCGGGGCGGCGGCCACACCATCGACGAGACCGAGCATCGAGATGCCGCGTAA
- a CDS encoding pilin, producing the protein MCVNRLPASEASPVCPTRHPLVRRWPTILAVLGTVPILLVLVAGSASAAPPEPSVLAIASSLDQVLDNIRTWLIGILAALATVCLTVAGARYLIGGGDPAETEKAKTAFRAACLGYALAMLAPVIVTVLKSIVGA; encoded by the coding sequence ATGTGCGTGAATCGACTCCCCGCCAGCGAGGCATCACCGGTGTGCCCCACACGACACCCACTCGTACGGCGGTGGCCGACAATCCTTGCGGTACTGGGCACGGTGCCGATCCTGCTGGTGCTCGTAGCCGGGTCGGCGTCGGCTGCGCCACCGGAGCCGTCGGTGCTGGCGATCGCGTCGTCGCTGGATCAGGTGCTCGACAACATCCGCACCTGGTTGATCGGCATCCTCGCCGCGCTGGCGACGGTGTGTTTGACCGTGGCCGGCGCCCGCTATCTGATCGGCGGGGGCGATCCGGCCGAGACAGAGAAGGCCAAGACCGCCTTCCGCGCCGCGTGCCTGGGCTATGCGCTGGCAATGCTGGCCCCGGTGATCGTCACGGTCCTCAAATCCATCGTCGGGGCCTGA
- a CDS encoding tyrosine-type recombinase/integrase has protein sequence MAQRKRVPAVRARKPYDTWHRRERDTNGHRLKSSSYGKGRRWRGAYQDGIRHAAHTCGFDTAKAAEQWAQDQVSAIKAGQHITKDASRVMMTEWCWEWLDLQAIDPGTFGGYRSKIKLILQYLDRLAVHEVREPHVLKLMTGLHRTGYAFDYRVDIHRLLTRIMAAAKRAELTMVMPCSIETYAKPNRERPKIAAYCPTMSEFWAFFHLMPEETHIAVALGVGVGLRLSEVLGANIEDLNIEACTYRPVTQYKPSRRVYGKRIDTHDGPLKTETSGTKIPVDPWVVDWLVDLLRGRTTGKFIEFEGSRSGGRMSQKALRNRVYAAVSELGGEPAKLVPWGPDGKMRQQMGFHSLRHLYGSLLADGAYSLADVTRRMRHKNNTTTLDIYTHLVDGQRDTARTIGQALRRGLRDYRKAATGMRVVGES, from the coding sequence TTGGCACAGCGAAAGCGTGTCCCTGCCGTGCGGGCTAGGAAACCGTATGACACCTGGCATCGCCGCGAACGCGACACAAACGGGCACCGGTTGAAATCGTCCAGTTACGGCAAAGGAAGGCGATGGAGAGGCGCATACCAGGACGGAATTCGCCACGCTGCCCACACGTGCGGGTTCGACACCGCCAAAGCAGCCGAACAATGGGCGCAGGACCAAGTATCGGCGATCAAAGCCGGACAGCACATAACGAAAGATGCGTCACGCGTCATGATGACCGAGTGGTGCTGGGAATGGCTCGATCTCCAGGCGATAGATCCGGGAACCTTCGGTGGCTACCGGAGCAAGATCAAGCTCATCCTCCAGTATCTCGACAGACTCGCAGTCCACGAAGTGCGTGAGCCGCATGTCCTGAAACTGATGACCGGCCTGCATCGCACCGGCTATGCCTTCGACTACCGAGTCGATATCCACCGCTTGCTCACCAGGATCATGGCCGCAGCAAAACGAGCCGAGCTCACCATGGTGATGCCCTGCTCGATCGAGACCTACGCCAAACCGAACCGGGAACGCCCGAAGATCGCCGCCTACTGCCCGACGATGTCGGAGTTCTGGGCCTTCTTCCACCTGATGCCCGAAGAGACACACATCGCGGTAGCACTCGGTGTCGGTGTCGGACTGCGCCTCAGCGAGGTACTCGGCGCGAACATCGAGGACCTCAACATCGAAGCATGCACTTACCGGCCCGTGACCCAGTACAAGCCATCTCGACGAGTCTACGGAAAGAGGATCGATACCCACGACGGCCCACTGAAGACCGAAACATCGGGGACGAAGATCCCGGTCGATCCATGGGTCGTGGACTGGCTGGTAGACCTGCTGCGTGGACGCACTACCGGCAAATTCATCGAGTTCGAAGGGAGTCGTTCAGGCGGGCGCATGTCTCAAAAGGCCCTGCGGAACCGTGTCTACGCCGCGGTGTCCGAGCTCGGCGGAGAACCAGCGAAATTGGTGCCCTGGGGACCCGACGGAAAGATGCGCCAACAGATGGGATTCCACTCGCTCCGTCACCTGTACGGGTCGCTGTTGGCGGATGGGGCATACAGCCTGGCGGACGTGACCCGGCGCATGCGGCACAAGAACAACACGACCACCCTCGACATCTACACCCACCTGGTGGATGGACAGCGGGACACGGCACGGACCATCGGACAAGCACTTCGGCGTGGGCTGCGGGACTACCGGAAGGCAGCAACTGGAATGCGGGTCGTCGGCGAATCCTAG
- a CDS encoding TraG/VirB4 family ATPase → MSTIVRIPADVDRSDRIIGQFTARQIAVLATTALLLYSAWIATRAVLAPVVFLAAATPIAVVVTVAISTRRDGLSADLLLVAAIRHRLSSRHLVTGTEATALAAPKWITDRATRSRPRPPRLAGLSTQGQRLPESVTPGSTGVGVVDLGSDGLVVVAVAGTLNLSLRTPAEQDSLVGQLAGWLHTLRQPVQILIRSARLDLTAHLTGLHAGARDMSPELAAAAADHAAHLNDLAAGEYLARRQVLLVWREPLDHPATTSPRASLFRRNRSRRAVSAAVRRGAESRLLRRLNEAADVLSALGVTVTALDDLQASAVLRSCCNPEGLVSAAADVSPGTAVVTAAGLGGAGVADPFAVPVGAEFTPESLTIGTRHLEIGGDWAATLAVTGYPREVAAGWLAPLLTHPGRVEVGVHIDPVDPVTAATRLRRQLARLESSRMHDAGRGRLSDPQVDVAVEDAAELSARVARAEARLFRVGIYLTVHADTEAELADELAAVRALAASLLVDTCTLAYRAAQAWVTTLPLGLDLIRVWRTFDTAALAAAFPFDSPQLPAADPAQAERPQGVFYGRDAASGLLFVDRFGPEAHNHNLVVLGRSGAGKSYLVKTEILRSLYRGIEQIVIDPEDEYRRLAHAVGGTHLRLGAEGQRLNPFDLEIHTRPDGSRSAPADALTRRKLFLHTLITVLLGNQNPAQRAALDTALTATYADAGITDDPATWTHPAPTLSGLREHLARLATPAASEIADGLAPYVGAGAYAGMLDGPTTTDPEGGLVVFSLRELPEELKTIGTLLVLDVTWRQVSNPADRRPRMITVDEAWLLMRQPAGAQFLFKAAKSFRKHWAGLTIATQDSTDVLSTELGRAIVSNAATQILLRQAPQAIDEVTAAFRLSEGEQQFLLSAARGSGLLTVGGTDRAVFASLASPTENALITTDPGELAASNDEADPDIEIDATAPLPAPTEPTGPEITAPARGAGDIDAHEKEEVILDNRSV, encoded by the coding sequence ATGAGCACGATCGTTCGCATACCCGCTGACGTCGACCGCAGCGACCGCATCATCGGACAATTCACCGCCCGCCAGATCGCTGTTCTCGCCACCACCGCACTGTTGCTGTACTCGGCGTGGATCGCCACGCGGGCCGTCCTCGCACCCGTGGTGTTCCTGGCCGCCGCCACTCCGATCGCGGTCGTGGTCACCGTCGCTATCTCGACCCGCCGCGATGGGCTGTCGGCCGACCTGTTGCTGGTCGCCGCGATCCGGCACCGCCTCTCATCCCGTCACCTAGTGACCGGCACCGAGGCAACTGCGCTCGCGGCGCCAAAGTGGATCACCGACCGCGCCACGCGATCCCGCCCCCGTCCGCCGCGCCTGGCAGGACTATCGACTCAAGGGCAGCGGCTACCGGAGTCGGTGACCCCCGGCAGTACTGGCGTCGGGGTAGTCGATCTCGGATCCGATGGGCTGGTTGTCGTTGCGGTCGCGGGCACCCTGAACTTGTCGTTGCGGACCCCGGCCGAGCAGGACAGCCTCGTCGGGCAGCTCGCGGGCTGGTTACACACCCTGCGCCAGCCCGTCCAGATCCTCATCCGCTCGGCCCGCCTGGACCTCACCGCCCACCTCACCGGCCTGCACGCCGGCGCCCGCGACATGTCGCCGGAGCTGGCCGCCGCCGCAGCCGACCACGCCGCGCACCTGAACGACCTCGCCGCGGGGGAGTACCTGGCCCGCCGCCAAGTGCTGCTCGTCTGGCGCGAACCACTCGACCACCCCGCCACCACCTCGCCGCGGGCCAGCCTGTTTAGGCGAAACCGGTCCCGGCGTGCCGTGTCGGCCGCCGTGCGTCGCGGTGCGGAGTCGCGGCTGCTGCGTCGGCTCAACGAGGCCGCCGATGTCCTGTCCGCGCTGGGCGTCACCGTCACCGCCCTCGATGACCTACAGGCCAGCGCGGTCCTGCGCAGCTGCTGCAATCCCGAGGGCCTCGTCTCCGCCGCCGCCGACGTCTCGCCTGGCACAGCCGTTGTCACCGCCGCCGGATTGGGCGGGGCCGGTGTGGCGGACCCGTTCGCCGTGCCGGTCGGGGCCGAGTTCACGCCCGAGTCGTTGACGATCGGTACCCGGCACCTGGAGATCGGCGGGGACTGGGCCGCGACCCTGGCGGTGACCGGGTATCCGAGGGAGGTCGCGGCCGGCTGGCTCGCGCCGCTGTTGACCCATCCCGGGCGCGTCGAGGTCGGCGTGCATATCGACCCCGTCGACCCGGTCACCGCCGCGACCCGGTTGCGTCGCCAGCTCGCGCGGTTGGAGTCCTCCCGCATGCACGACGCGGGCCGGGGCCGGCTGTCTGATCCGCAGGTCGATGTCGCGGTCGAAGACGCCGCCGAGCTGTCGGCGCGCGTGGCACGCGCTGAAGCACGGTTGTTCCGGGTGGGGATCTACCTCACCGTCCACGCCGACACCGAAGCCGAACTCGCCGATGAACTCGCCGCTGTCCGAGCATTGGCCGCGAGCCTGCTCGTGGACACCTGCACCCTGGCCTACCGCGCCGCCCAAGCTTGGGTCACCACCTTGCCCTTGGGCTTGGATCTGATTCGGGTGTGGCGCACCTTCGACACCGCCGCCCTCGCTGCGGCGTTCCCCTTCGACTCTCCGCAACTGCCCGCCGCCGACCCGGCACAGGCCGAGCGGCCCCAGGGTGTGTTCTACGGCCGCGACGCTGCCTCGGGACTGCTGTTCGTGGACCGCTTCGGCCCCGAGGCCCACAACCACAACCTGGTCGTCCTGGGCCGCAGCGGCGCAGGCAAGTCGTATCTGGTCAAGACCGAGATCCTGCGCTCGCTCTACCGCGGGATCGAACAAATCGTCATCGACCCCGAAGACGAATACCGCCGCCTCGCCCACGCCGTCGGCGGCACCCACCTGCGCCTCGGCGCGGAAGGGCAGCGACTCAACCCCTTCGACCTGGAAATCCACACCCGCCCCGACGGCAGCCGCAGCGCCCCCGCCGACGCTCTCACCCGCCGCAAACTCTTCCTGCACACCCTCATCACGGTCCTGCTCGGCAACCAGAACCCCGCCCAGCGAGCCGCCCTCGACACCGCCCTGACCGCCACCTACGCCGATGCCGGAATCACCGACGACCCCGCCACCTGGACCCACCCCGCCCCGACCCTGAGCGGCCTACGCGAGCACCTGGCCCGACTCGCCACACCAGCGGCCAGCGAGATCGCCGACGGACTCGCGCCTTACGTCGGCGCCGGCGCCTATGCCGGGATGCTCGACGGGCCCACCACCACTGACCCCGAAGGCGGGCTGGTGGTGTTCTCACTGCGGGAGCTGCCCGAGGAACTCAAGACCATAGGCACCCTGTTGGTCCTGGACGTGACCTGGCGACAAGTCTCCAACCCGGCCGACCGGCGGCCCCGCATGATCACCGTGGACGAAGCATGGCTGCTCATGCGCCAACCCGCCGGAGCCCAGTTCCTGTTCAAGGCGGCGAAGAGCTTCCGCAAACACTGGGCCGGGCTCACCATCGCCACCCAGGACAGCACCGATGTCCTGTCCACCGAACTCGGGCGCGCGATCGTCTCCAACGCCGCCACCCAGATCCTGCTCCGCCAAGCACCTCAAGCCATCGACGAGGTCACCGCGGCGTTCCGGCTCTCCGAAGGCGAGCAACAGTTCCTGCTCTCCGCCGCACGCGGCAGCGGACTGCTCACGGTCGGCGGCACCGACCGTGCGGTGTTCGCATCGCTGGCCTCACCCACCGAGAACGCTCTCATCACCACCGACCCCGGCGAACTCGCTGCCAGCAACGACGAAGCCGACCCCGATATCGAGATCGACGCTACGGCACCGCTGCCCGCTCCCACCGAACCCACCGGTCCCGAGATCACAGCGCCCGCTCGCGGCGCTGGCGACATCGATGCTCACGAGAAGGAAGAGGTGATCCTCGACAACCGCTCGGTCTGA